DNA from Coffea arabica cultivar ET-39 chromosome 10c, Coffea Arabica ET-39 HiFi, whole genome shotgun sequence:
cagaaCATTAAAACAGCTCATGTATGTACAACTCTACAACTTGCTGATATTTTCACTAAAGCTTTGGGTACTGATtagtttcaatttcttcttAGCAAGTTGGGCATCTCCAATCTTCATGCTCCAACTTGAGGTGGGGTATTgaggaaattgcagaaattagTGCAGCAATTTACGAAATGATACTTtaggaaattgcagaaattagTGCAGTTGTTTACGGAATGATATTTTGGAATCTTTAGCTAATAAATTAGTGGATGTAATTTTGGTAGTTCACTATTGTATAGGAAATCTTTATTTGTATAGATATAGAAATTATATAGGTAAGATCCTTATCTTTGTATATAAATACATCTTTGAAGTCAATGAGAAAATCATCTCTTTTGGTCCTAGTATTTCTGTTTTCTTCAGTTGTTTGTATTACTCAACTCATTTGGGAGTTAAAATGGgtggttttcttttttattttcatcatCTCTAGTTCAGTTATAAAatggtttatttttttataatgtTTTTGGCACGAGAGTTCAGTTTTGGTAGTTCACTATTGTATAGGAAATCTTTATTTGTATAGATATAGAAATTATATAGGTAAGATCCTTATCTTTGTATATAAATACATCTTTGAAGTCAATGAGAAAATCATCTCTTTTGGTCCTAGTATTTCTGTTTTCTTCAGTTGTTTGTATTACTCAACTCATTTGGGAGTTAAAATGGgtggttttcttttttattttcatcatCTCTAGTTCAGTTATAAAatggtttatttttttataatgtTTTTGGCACGAGAGTTCAGTTATAAAGTTATTGTTTTTTCTAATGTTTTTGGCATGAGAGTGTTTGTTAGAATTGGCAAGTTTTTGTATACGATATCCATTGCAACATTCTAAGGTGATTAGAAGTTGTGAGCGTTGGTCTATGAATTAGAAATTTTTGAGCACCATCTATTACTTAGTATTTAGTATTTATTGCAAATGTTATTTTTTATAATACTGAAAACAATTTAacccaaattaaaaaaaacttgAAGTCAGCATTCAGCAACAGGTTTTTACCACTGAATCCAACCTCATTGATTTTTCTTCACTAACTTTAGTAAAAAAGAGGAAGTGTAGGACCCGGAGCAGTAACGGTTGCATTCTGAAGGTTATGTGCATTTACACACGGCATGACACTGTTTGCACATGGTGTAACTTACTTTCAATAACGTGTAATTCTAGAATAAAATTTTATGGATCCCACACATATTATTAAGAACGAGATATAAAATAAAATCTGAACCTTACaaatttttttggccaaatcttgGCCATGAACTGCCAAGAACCTGCAACTGTTCCTGCCCCTATTCCGGAAGTGCATGGCTTATTTGCTACCAGTATCCACATTATTGTTTTCCAACTGAATTCAACGTCTATGGATTTTCTTCACTAGCATACAATAGGAACAACCGTAGAGGAACTGGCCTTATTTACTAGTAATATCCTCATTATTATCGTGGCTTCTCAAATCGGATAAAGAAATTCATTTTCCCCTTTTGTTCTGATCCAAAGTTCAGCATCCTcacctcttctttcttttttctttttctttttcctattttctctATTTCCTGGAAAATTCAATATTTTAGTTTTTGATAGTCGATCCACCTATTTAGATTGCAATTAATATTCTAGACCAGCAAGTAAAAATATTGATATTAACAcacaaagaaggaaaaagcTGCATTTTGGCAAATTATGATAGTCAATACTTAGTAGCTAAGTAATCCAATTCGTCATGCAATCAAATACTACCatataaaaatttaagaaaaggtTAGTAGTATTACAACTATGAAACTCCGTTAGCCACTTTTAATGAACTAATAAATGAAGCACCTAGGCAgtcttaacctttttttttttctggctgTAATGTCAAAGCATAGTAAATCACGACAAGAAAGGTTGTagccatcctttttttttttttaccaaatgaAACCTTTTCTATTATTTGCCTAGTTTCCTTATATTATATTTACTTCATGATATATACTATAATAATTCAAGTGCAAATGTTGGTTCAACAGCTGaaaatttatatgaattttttcAATGATACGTCTAATTTATTATGTGAATTTATACACTCATATTAAATATATTTCGTGTGTTtagatattttttttcaatttaattttattcttACTAAAAAATTAACAGGGATAAGAATACTTTTCCGAATGAATTCACTCTTACTAAAAAAAAGTTAACAGGCTCGTCTTGACCGGTTAGCCAAACCAAATTTATAGTACTGCCATTTTCGAATAGTTTCGGGTAGATAGCCATTCGCCTATTGAGTTCGCTACAATCCTTCTGCTCAACTGACATAATACaaagggaaaaaacaaaaatgtaGTAGAAATCATTCTTCTTAACCTGGCAAACAAAAATACCAAGTAAATATCTTTCCCATTTCTACAAGAGCCATACGTTGCGTGGAATTAGGGGCTCCTATCCAAGTGCTTACTTCGTATCAAAGGCGTTTGATAATTTGCCTGAGAGATAACATGAATGTTCTGAGCAGCCAAGCTGCAGGCGGAGCAGCAGTGGCGACAGTATCCTGTACCCATCGCTGTTCCCTTCAATTTACAAATCCAGTTCCTCCTCTTTTCTCCAATCGCAGACCACCCAAATTCCCACCCACTAATACTCATAATTTCCCCAGACGCCGCACTGTTGCCAATGCTGAATCCACCACAAGCCGCCCCTCTGCTACTCCTACTGGCCCTTCCACTCCCCCCAATTCCGCCAAAGAGGATGTTCCCATCACTTTGGTGGGCGAACAGGATGTTCCTCTAGAGGGTGTCATTCAATTCGAAAAGCCCACTTCTTCCCCTTCTACCCTCATTTCTAAATGGGGGTAATTTCTTTCCCTCTCCTCCTTGTTTCTATCTTgaatgtttttcttttaaacaGCTGGGATTTTTCCCCCTCTGATATGATGAAAAAATGGTTTCATTTTAGGTGGGTGGCTTTGTTGGCCGGTGGGGATGCGTTGGCATTGCTCTTGTTCTCAGCAATTGGAAGGTTTAGTCATGGCTTTGACGTTTTTGACCTCGAAACGTTGAAGACTGCGGACCCGTTTATGGCTGGTATGCTTTTCTCTGACTCAATTTTAGTTGTATATATGTGGAGATAATAAAAATTGGACCTAGGGGCTGAGAATAATTATTGTGTATGGTCCCTTGGTAAAATTAGGGTGGTTCTTGAGTGCTTATTTCCTTGGAGGATATGGGGAAGATGGTCGAGGCATGAATGGCCGGTCTCAAGCTATAACTGTAGCTGCCAAGTCTTGGGCTTTGGGCATTCCGGTAAGTCCCTTTTAGCATTCTGTCGGACTACTATTGAACTggttgatatttttaaaatatcattttttttagaTTGGTGAAGGATTGTGGTTGAAATGTGACTGAGTTAAATGCCACCAGTTGCTAGTGAGCATATATGTGGTTCAGGAGAGGATTTAGGTTGGGGATATGGACTTTGGGAAACATCATATCGCAGGACTCTAGTAGCTCGAAGCTCTTTTTTTCAGTTTATAAATTTTAGCAGGAATCTTGTTGAAAAAAGTATAGGAATCTTGTTGAAGATAGTTTCCGTCCAGTATTTACCCCAAATACACTTGAAATTAGAGTTTTTAACACAAGAATAGTGGTTGTTTACCTCTAGAGATTTTCTGGACGTGCAAATACCAAAGTTTCATTCTAATGCTTATTGAGAAGGAGAAACATACAGCAGTTAGGCTGCAACTTACAATCTATCAAGATGTTATCGTCTCTTGAAACTTAGTATGATACAAAATTGTAGGTTAACGTGACAGTGATCAATCTGTAGTTGTGATACAAGAATTTTTCTATTCAAAGCTAATTTTGGATTTCATTGTGATTTAATAACTTTTTTAGTCTACCCGTTCTCTTTGGAATGGGAATCCTCTCCTCAAGTTGAAGACGCATACAAAGTTGAATAAGTCCTTCCAAAATTTAGGCTGCACCTCAAGGACAGCAAAGGCCAGACATGAAACCAAGAGCAGAATGACCATTAGGTTAGCATCGTTTTCTTGTATTGTTTGAACTATGAATCTGAAGGACTTCACGACATGCGGAATTTGGACAAGTTGGATAGTCTTGGATGTTGATTTTCTTTTGGCCTTTGATTTAACAAGGATTTGAGAGTTGGGTTGACACACTTAACTTCTGGAAGGACAACGGCAGATACTGTTGTATCTCATATCATACCTCAGAAGGTATAATTATGAGCAGAAGGCTGTTCCGCATAAGTTTATGTGTGATGATCAACAACTTTGTTTCCTCGTAGTAGGGATAGTTTTCCTAATTCTAGTGTTCCTAGCATTTGCCTCCTTTCTTGTATTGGATGTGAAAGATTCACAATGAAACAATGAATCTCAATCATTTGTTAGCTGTCCTGTAAATAGATTGTAAAACTTGCTCTGTTTGTGGTTCCTTATAAAGGAACTACTACATTCCTTGGCACTGCATCAGAATGGTCAACAACCTATTTTGGGTTCAGTTACCTGCACAAATGGAACTTTGAATCATTAATGCTTGTGACAGGCATGTCTCATGCATCATCATGCCTAATGGACTCTCTTTTGAATTTTGGCTGTATTTTGATATCAATTTCAACTTATTTCTTCTTATTCATAAAGGACTTTGCttcaatttttggttccctCATTTGGCAGCTGGGCTTGATAATAAGAGCAGCAACAGTCAGGCATATTCCGCCAATCAACTTTATCTTAGTAACCATGGGAAGTACTGCTGTGTTACTAATTGGATGGAGAGCACTGTTGTTTAGCATATTCTATCCTGACAAAAGCAAGAAGAATGATGTCTATAGACGGGGGAGCCCTTTTGAACTGTTTGAGGTATGATTTGTTTTTTTTCACCTTAAGTCACAGAGTTGAAATTTAAGGTTAGAGTTGTGTTCATCTTGTAAGTGAATTTTGTTCATATGATTTCGTTAAATGacctgaaaattttgaaatttgttcTTTGCCAATGATTTATATGCAAGTCTTCTCAATAATCATGACAATGGTACCAGATCTATGAAGAACAAAAATTTTGAGGTGTCAGTGTGCATAGAAGATCAGGGTCAGGATTCTCCTCCTTAACCAATCTGTGCTTATTCAATGAAAAGCTAAAACAAGAGAATGGACACCTTTTAAGGAACTTTTGCTCTGTGATGTTGAATGGAAATTTAAGCGCAAATCAGCTTCAGGCTTTACTCAATAGCTGATATAAagatcaaaagaaagtgaactaAGGGTAAATGAGGCCATTTCGTGTTTGTTTacatattttaaaagtgaatctGGTTTTAACCATCTGATGAAGTTAAAAACATGGATCGAAGAAATTGCGTTGTATCTGACCTAAATGATATTGTGTCTATGAAGTTTTTTACGACAAACAGTTGGAAATCAGTGTATTAAGATAGTATACATTCCTGATTGATACCCTTAACCAGGATGAAACATTGTTTGGTTTTAATTCCTGATACAGACAATTTTATGTTTTGATTTTGCAGTTGCTCACGTCATTGGTGAGAAGGTGGTAGATCAGGTAGTGACTTCCTACAAGTTTGTACATGCATTTCCTCTTTTTATGTAAGAAGTGACATTTCAGAAGCAATCACAGTTTTGTTTAAGATGTTCGTTACCTGTATGTATAGAATTTCTACCACTTGAAGAAGAGCTTGTTTTCAATAATAttattaaacatgtagcaaagaAAGTCCTTAATGAAGAATGAAGCCCTTGTAATGCTTTTCCACATGCTCCTCATCTTCTAAATATATCCTGCAATCCAAGGACTCACTTGTTCTGCTGTATTATTGTCACAAATTTTGGGAACTGATGTACCGTCACTTGATTCCACATTCTGAAAGAACTGAAGTTGCAGTGCTGCTTGAGGTTGTTAAGTCGTGACATTTCTTAAACCTCCATTGGACAAATATTTCGGGGCAAGTTTTTGAAACCAGCAggtgtttttttcttttcctttttggttCCTGTACGTTGGTAATTGCTATTGTTGGGTTTTTCCTCGATTGGTAACAAACTGTTGAAGACTAATTCATGCAAAAGTAGGTAAACTTCTCCCATTGTTCTCCATTGGGCTGATGGAGTATACACTGACAGCAGGGGGCGTGGAACAGAGGAATGAATGATGACGGGAAAAAGCTATTCTCTTCGTATCTGAACTTATTACCTGATGTGTGAGGTGCATGGCTTAAATTAAATGGTATCATTGGATCAGAATTATCAACTCATCATGGGTTCTTGATTATTATTGTTTGAATACGGAAAGTGCCAAAGGTCAATGATGCTGAAATTATCAACTCTTCTTGATTTAATCATTTGTTCCGTTCGTATTACCATATCAGTCAGGCAAGGAGCCCACTTTGTAGAGATGAGGTCTTGGGCCTTGTGGAGTTTTTAGTGCCTGCAAGGCTGCAAGGACCGGTGGTCCTTGTTGTGACTCTTGGTTCCAAAGACAGAagagtgaaaacaaagaaaaacaaaaggcaaaaaATTTTAGCAGTGGCAGGTAATGATCCGAGGGCAATAGAATTCTCAGCCATCAAAACTTACACGGTATTAGAACAAAAACATACGAACTAAACTGGCTTGAGTTTGAACATGGAATTTCCGTCTTCCTCACTGCGGGAAGGgtttaaattttttcatctaGAGCTGCCAAAGAGTCAGTACTGTTTACAACTGATTCTTTTAACCAGGAGAAGGGCTACCGACCTGGAGGCCACACAAACAAGCATTGCCCCAAAATTCATGGAACAGTAAATCTGTAATGCAAACGTTgggacaatatatatatatatatatatatatctatagtTAAAATTACTTAACTGCAGATTTCACCATATAGTTTTTGTTAATATTGCTGCGAAACTAATTTCAGTTGTTCAACGTTTTAGATAAGACAACTTCAACCATCAACCAACCTAAATGTGTAAACCTGTTGATTGCAGAGCCCCTGGTTTTGTCCATGTAGTTGAATATTTGGGAATTGTATGATGTTCCAAAAGATTTTCAGGATTGCTGCCTGATGCCTATCGTCTGCATTCCAGTTGATCTACAGCCCCTCTATGGATATGAGTTTCAAAGAGTTAGGTCGGCGAGAAAGATGGCAATACAGGCGCAGCAGCTGTAAGCTGTAATACTGGGGATCTTAGATGATAAGACGGATAGTGTCCCATCCGATGGATCTTGGCTGCCAAGAAATGCCACCCATCaatctctgtctctctctctccctagATTTTGTCTTCACGGGGAACAGTCTGATCATCACTCTGTAGTTTGACTATTTGCGTTTGCATTAAAGAAGTCATTTTAAACACATCTTCTGGGAATCTAGCTAGACTTTCTGCATCTTTTTGTCGAGCGGATTTTTCTTGCACCGAGCCTAGGAACTACTGCTAATGGGTTGCAGAGTcaaaaccttttttttccctgaaTACTGGCTTATCTTTTACTAGTACGAATATGCTCTAcagtagcttttttttttttcatgtagaATTTGATAAATGTGTTTGCGCTGAATTTGTCCTGCTTGCTTAGTTGCTTTTCAAGTTGCTTAATTGGTTAATTTACGCGTCAAAACCCAGTTCCTCGAGTAATACAAGCGACGAACTTGAGAACGACAGAACCAGCTTAATTTGCTGCATGTAATTAAAGCTGGACCCTGGCAGCCCATGTCCATAGTCGATGCAACTTCTTCTGGCTTTCCCGAGGATATGACAAAACTTATGCACGGACAAATTCTGCTTACATGCGTGGAATCTCTAAGCAAGAACTGGAGAACTGAACTGGAAAGACAAGTGCTGATTCTCCAGTAATGCGCTTTAACCGTTTGGGCTTGTTATcctgaaaatgaatttttt
Protein-coding regions in this window:
- the LOC113713297 gene encoding uncharacterized protein isoform X2; the encoded protein is MNVLSSQAAGGAAVATVSCTHRCSLQFTNPVPPLFSNRRPPKFPPTNTHNFPRRRTVANAESTTSRPSATPTGPSTPPNSAKEDVPITLVGEQDVPLEGVIQFEKPTSSPSTLISKWGWVALLAGGDALALLLFSAIGRFSHGFDVFDLETLKTADPFMAGWFLSAYFLGGYGEDGRGMNGRSQAITVAAKSWALGIPSTRSLWNGNPLLKLKTHTKLNKSFQNLGCTSRTAKARHETKSRMTISWA
- the LOC113713297 gene encoding uncharacterized protein isoform X3 yields the protein MNVLSSQAAGGAAVATVSCTHRCSLQFTNPVPPLFSNRRPPKFPPTNTHNFPRRRTVANAESTTSRPSATPTGPSTPPNSAKEDVPITLVGEQDVPLEGVIQFEKPTSSPSTLISKWGWVALLAGGDALALLLFSAIGRFSHGFDVFDLETLKTADPFMAGWFLSAYFLGGYGEDGRGMNGRSQAITVAAKSWALGIPSTRSLWNGNPLLKLKTHTKLNKSFQNLGCTSRTAKARHETKSRMTIRI
- the LOC113713297 gene encoding uncharacterized protein isoform X1, giving the protein MNVLSSQAAGGAAVATVSCTHRCSLQFTNPVPPLFSNRRPPKFPPTNTHNFPRRRTVANAESTTSRPSATPTGPSTPPNSAKEDVPITLVGEQDVPLEGVIQFEKPTSSPSTLISKWGWVALLAGGDALALLLFSAIGRFSHGFDVFDLETLKTADPFMAGWFLSAYFLGGYGEDGRGMNGRSQAITVAAKSWALGIPLGLIIRAATVRHIPPINFILVTMGSTAVLLIGWRALLFSIFYPDKSKKNDVYRRGSPFELFELLTSLVRRW